CCTCCACACCGTCCGGCATCGACCCGCGGTACACGATCCCCGAGCCGCCTTTGCCGACCACGTTTTCTTCTTTCAGACATTCCAGCACGTCCTCCGCTTTGAATTCGAGTCGGTGGAAGACCGTGAGCTTCCAGGATTTTGATTTCTTGAGTTTTTTCTTTCTGATTATGTAGGCCACGGGGAGTGCTACGCTAACTATGGTGAAGATTATGACGACGGCGAGAAGCTTTGAGGTGTTGAACGAAGCCGTATGGTTTCGCTTCAAGTTTTCCACTTGGCCTTGCGCAGAAGGACAAGAAGTGCGGCGCGGGGAGCAGAGGTTAGGATTTCCGGCGAAAGAGCTGTCGTTGAAGACCAGGAACTGCCCACCGGTGGGGATTCTGCCGGCTAAGTTGTTAACGGAGAGATCGAGAGTCGTGAGGCTAGCCATGGTTCGAATTTCGCTTGGTATTTCGCCGATCAATTGATTTCTTGAGAGATTAAGAGTGCTCAAAATCTTGAGCTTATCGATCGCCTTCGGAATCGCTCCGGATAGACTGTTGCCGCTAAAATCAATTGAAGTCAAGGAGAGACAATTGCCGATAGAACCCGGAATTTCGCCGGTAACGTTGTTCGCGCTGATGTTAACCTTAGTGAGATTCCTCAGATTGAAGAGTTCTTCAGGAATTTCACCGGAAAATCGATTCATTTCGAGGGACAGAGACTGTAAACTCAGGAGATTTCCAACAGCCGGGGGAATCCTCCCGGCGATCCAGTTATAAGACACCGTGAGAATTCCGAGCGCTGCGGTCGAAATTTCTGCCGGAAGCTCGCCGGAGATGTAATTGTCGCCAAGCTCGAGCAAGGTCAGCGATGGCAAGGTGAGAAGCCCGGGGGGAATCGTTCCGTTGAGGAAATTCTTCGTCAATCGCACTCTGGTCAGCGATTTGCACTCGCCCAGTTCTTCAGGAATAGGTCCAAAAAAGTAGTTTTCCATCAAAATCAAGGTATCCAACTTACCTCCCTTGCACAAATCTCGAGGGATTGTTCCCGTGAAGTGGTTAGTTGTAACGTCCAGCTTCTGGAGCTTCCCGTTTTGGCCGAGATTCGCCGGCAGCTCAAAAGTGAAGTTATTCTCCCAAATCTGTAGCACCTCAAGATTTGGAAGATCACCGAAGAACGACGGAAGAGGACCCTTGAGATGATTCTTGAACAAGTTGATCAACGTTATATTTTTCAGCTCGGAGAAACTCTCCGGTATTTCTCCTGTGAAATCGTTGATTGAGAGATCGAGGGATTTCAAGCTCACTAAGCCGGACAGCTCCGGAGGAAGGTGACCTGAAAGCCTATTGATCTGAAGAAACAACGAGTCTAGGTTCTTCAAACGGCCAAAACTCGCCGGTATCTCGCCGGTGAGATTACAGTAAGCCAGATCAAGTTTCTGCAGCAAGTTCAACGAACTTAACTCAGCCGGAATACCACCTTCATACGCATTAAAGTACCCGAGGTACAGTTCCCTCAGGTTCGACAGCTGGCTCAAACTCGCCGGAATCCTGCCAGATAGGTTGTTACCATTCAATCCGAGGTACTCCAAGCTCTGCAATTCCGAGTATGCAACCGGAATCTCGCCGGAAAAGTAGTTCCCGCCGAGTTGCAAATGCTTGAGTTTCTTCAGCCTCCTTATCTCCACAGGCAGTGGTCCCGAAAAGTTGTTATTGTAAACGTCGAGAATCTCAAGTTCCGTCATTCCCGCcgcgatgctcctggggaagccGCCATTGAAGTTGTTGTTGGAGATGTTGAGGAGTCTCAGAGAAGTGAGGTTGGCCATCTCCGCCGGAAGTTCCCCGGTGATGTTGTCGCTGACAATGGTGAGGTTGACGAGGCTGGTTAGTAACCCAATATCGGGAGGAATCGAACCGAAAAGAGGCACAAAAGACACGTTGAGAGATACCACCCGGAAGTCGCCGTCGCACGAGACGCCGGAAAAAGAGCAGTGGGCGGCAGGAGACCGCGAGGGATTCCAGTCGTTGAGGCCGCCCGAAGAAGCAGTTGGCGCAACCATCGCGGTCTTGAGCTTCATGAGTGCGTCAAGGTCTGTGTAGGCGTGGGAGGGTGAAGATAGGATGCAGATGGAAACAATGTGGTGTACAAGAAGTGGAAGAAGAACATTACGCAGAGAGACCCTGATCATATCTTCTTCCCCGCTCTCGACGGAAAAAGGAAAGGGATGAAGGAAAGGAATGTAGCTCTGCGAGTAGGTAGCGTCGGGAGgtagaggaggaagaagaagaagaagaattaagCAGCGTATTGTTCGAGAAGAATCGAAGGGTCCGAAAGAGAGAGGAATGAGAATCGAACTAGaatgagagggagagggagagggagtgGGTGTGGGTGTGGGTGTGGGCGTGGGAAAGTGTAGATTTGCTGCATAGCTGCTGCCTGCAGATGCATGCGTGATTTCCAAGTCATTAGCCAGGACACAGATGGAACCTGAGTTTTAAGGGTAAGTTTGGATCAACGAAAAAAGGGGagggaaaaaattaaataaaatttaattgcaacaacataaaattataaatatgcaATTATCATTAAGTatgattattataatttttttgtattataaaattgtttttttttattttttaatcatgtttattaataattatttgatTGAATGACAGAAAAATGAATATTTGTTCaatctttattttaatttgttttattttaatattattaattagaaatttttaatttttagtttatatttttatttattaatcttatattatttatatttataaagaACAATCCTTAAAATTTGTATAGAGTTTAAAGAAATTTGCAATATCAaagcaataatataaattattctTGTAAAGTTAAATCTGATAGTatgatattttttgttttctaaaaattttgtattttttatatttttattttttaatcatgtttatagaggattatttaatttaatgataAAAATGAACATTTATTCACTCTTAAATTTAATTTgctgtatttttaaaaaatattaatttctattttaaattttaaatatttttaattttcataattatacCAAATGGTCAAATTTTAAGGAATTTACAATTTCAAAAAAAGGACAcgaataattatataatttttttaaaaagtaattattttaattttcataaataatttttaGTAATTTACTTACactcatatattaatttattcaataaattttgtaattattatttttttatttttaagttagATAAAACTTTTCACCCATGATAAATTTAAGACTCATAGGACTTAAGTTTTAAaacttataattttttatttcaaataatatCTTAATACGGTGTTTTGGTCAAGTGTTAAaaggattttaaaaattaatttattttcttttgtaaTAAAGCTGAGACTTCTCTTAATTggtattgaaattaggaatattttgttacaaaataataattttaaaatttaaaaattgtattCTTAGTTTTATaatgttttcttttttaattgTTGGAGAAGTAACAGTAataaggtattttaaaattttgaaaaaaaaaaccaaaaatcgaaagaaaaatccttttgtggtatgaaaaatgaaatattaaaaaattaaaatgttaaaAACTAAAGTCTATTTTGGTGAAACTTATGAATTGAATTAACAATTATTTAAAGAATTAAAAATGTAATATATTCCGATTATATTAATGTCTGAGGTGGGCCATGGAGGGTCTGGGCCTGGGGCTGTACTCGTCCGACGGCGAGAGGGTGCAGGTTTGAATGACCAGCGCATGATAATCGTACCGCACCCGCCCATCTCTCTGGCCTCCGCCCCCGTGTCAGGACGGCCAGCTGTATCTCTGACCTGCAGGCGATTCGACGTCATTTCTGCAAAGTTGCATccataatcttttttttttttaaatataaatgtgggtatttgattttgtttttgtCTTACATGATTCATGAACATGGTTTAGGGATCGGCGAGGGATGAATGTGGACGGGGGTGGGGTTAAGGCTATCCCACCCCAAAGTAAGTTTGTGTCTTTTCCCAAACGGCAGCTTTGCCCCGTTCAGGCTCTGCTGCGATTTGGCTGCACGCAAAAAGTCTACTCGTTTTGTTTTGCTCTCTGCATAGTCCGTATTCGTCCGGCACGTGTTCACGGACTCTGTGTGTTCTACTGTTCTCCATTGATCATGTGTGTGGTCCACGGTTCAATATTaattaaggcattttttttttcttatgaatTTTTCCTACGACTGCAAACAAGTATAGACTGAGTGTCGTGATTGTCACAGCCTTTTCCGGCGTTATTCCGATCAGCCCCGGCGGCTTCCCGTTCGCGTCCTTCAGCCTCGACAACTCCCCTTGCACCGCAACGTTTAGAATCTCCTTCGTCGTGAAATCAAACGCCGTGACGCGGCCGCCAGCTGCCTCAATCCAACTCGCGATCGCGACCCGGCGAGGCGGCTGTCGGGAGTGCCGCCTTCGAAGAGGCAGAGGATTCCTCTGGCATCTTTACGCTCGGCGCTGCGGTGGTTGAGGACCATGTCGGCTAGTGCTTTGATTCCTCTCTGGTTCAGGGGTGTGATTAATGACTTCAGCACATCCTTGGTTCCATATCAATACTGCaaacaaggttttttttttttttaaaccttaaAAAAAGGTTTTTATCTTTTTGAATGAATATCTTTTTCTCTTATAATAATTATTCATGAATTCAAATgagcactatatatatatatatataaaagcataAGAGACATTCCAAGCTGGGCTAAATAGATATGAATGCGGTATGCACTTTACGCAGAGAAGAATAAAAGCATATATGCAGGGGAGAGTGAAAATGGGCATTTGTTCTGCCTCACAAATATTAATTAATATGTACTAGAAAAGGAAGAACAAGTTCCGTGAGAATTCTGAATTACAATCTCTTCAAGTGATGAGTGATTTATGGAATAATTAAAGATGCATATGCATGGCTGCCTactcttttttttaattaattttaaaaatagttgAATTAAATATGATTTAGTGTTTGAATagaatgaatttaaaataaattattatgtgTGCTCCGCaacttttttatatatatattttaattttttttaaattaataacaAAGAATTAAAATGGCATAAGATATTTTAGGATAGTTTTAGATAATTATAGGAATATTTTAGAATAGTTAGGAGTAGTGAGTAGTTTTAGGAATGAATTTGATATAATTATGATGTTCTATTTagaaacataaattttaattttgaatttgaatttagatagatttatataaattttaatatatttttatattatatcttatttaaaattaatacaaatttaaatataaggtATCTTTACACATAGGTAACATTGTATTTGGAAGCAAAAATTTTGAACTTTGGATTTAAActtggatttagatttgaataaatttaattataattttatattatatcttgttCAAATTGAATATAACTTCacttctaaaatatttttaaatatagatattttaaaatagttgtgaGTAGTTAAAAGAATATTATAGAATAATTATTGATTAATTATAAAgataaatatgatttttttattagaaaaaacataaaaaaatctCCTTCAtactattaaaattttaattaatataaatttatacgTTTATTTGCCCACAGATtcaaaatttagttttaaaaGTCACGTTGCCAAACGCAAGAccttaagtatatatatatatatatatatatatatatatatatatatataaaattatataatatacacacAAGTGTGCATGATTAGAGTTCCGAGTTCTGATTCTGTACTCAATTGAGGATGAGTATATTTAATTAATAGTTGGTGGAGGTAAGTGTTGGTTTTTGTGGAAGAACCCGGTTCGTACACTTGACTGCTACTACTTTTCTCACCCTGAAGCAGAGTAGCTGCAGCTATGGGCACATGCCAAACAGGGCCTAGCCTTTTTTACTTCTTGTGGTAAAAAGTTACATTCACATGCCAAACAGAGCCTAGTGCTTTTTTACTTCTTGTGGCAAAATGTTACATTTACATGCCAAACAGAGCCTTTTCAGTTTTCACAATTTTTGGGACTTCGCGATGAAAGAAGAGATTGATAGAAATACGATGGACTCGGCGGCTGCCAGCCCCCATGCATCTTTCCCcatgcaactctctctctctctgcaatgACGAATTCTGATCAATCAAATGAAGCGTTTAGGAAGCAACGGTCATATTCGTCTGTTCAGATAATTATATGGGGCGTTCCTGTGAAGTTTTTTCTCgatttattatattaaataatattttatttaaaaaagtatttttcagaataatgctcacgtaatctcttTCTCTTTAGTCCAGTTAGATTTATCACGGACAGGACTTTCGGTGGTAATGCGGGGCATTGTTTTTGCGTAAATTTAGCTAGATGAAACAATAAGTTTTGCTTCAAAAATAATCTGTAAGCTGAcgtgtggcaaatctcgctgaaCCATTCAACGAGATTTACTTCGGTCCTTCAACAGTCTTATCTCTTTCACTTTTGTACACGAACAGAGAGCAGAGGGCTACATAGACACAATGAGACCGGAGAGGAGTGCAGGTAATCGTTGTCGAGGGCAGAGGGCAAATTACAGAGGCCGGACATGTGTCAGGTGACCATTGCTTGTCGAACGGTCCTCATGAACGTTGAAGAGTACCTATATAAACGGAGGAGATAAGGTAAGTtaaaatatatatcatttgctcatttattttgaaattaaaattcatatttttgattgAAAAGTTTATCAGTTTAATTGATCAAATTACCTTATAAATTACTACATAACTCCTTCAATTTGCTGATTGAAGGCTTCGTTTGAAAACGCTCAAATTTAAGATTAGGATTTGTCTTGGTTCATTTCATTTGTCATGTGTtatgtgaaatttaatttttagtatGCTGTAATGTAGTTTTATTAAGATAAGTTTTTCTTATCTGTATGCTGTAATGTAGTTTTCTTAATTTCAATCGTATGCTGCATGTCGTAAGGTTAGgatttttcttgtaatttttaAGATAAGTTTTGATATTATAATTTCGATAATTCTATTTGTTACAAAATTGCAATTTTTGAATACTATATTTGTTATGTTGCTTAGATTTTTTATTGTATTGATTTGTTATTCATTGATCAACTTTTCTAAAATTACATGGTTTTATATGTGTTGGCCCGATTGaatgtctagaggggggtgaatagactttcttcacgGAAGTGTAACTTTCTACAACCAAAAAAATCTTACAAAGAGCAAGTGTATAAAGTTGCTGTGTAAAGATGCAGGAAatctcaataataataaataagatatgaAAGAAGAGAAGTtgaacacaaagatatttacgtggtttggcaccccgtctacgtccatgccttgagaccagctcaaggattcccaaaatccactataatcctccttcgggcggagaagccaatacacagtAGCTCACAAAGAGTTTttaacaaggtgctcacttagagacacccaacaatagctcacaaagagcttttcCTTACAAGAAGTAGATAagaaataaatgtaaacttgaatactccctttgaattgattacaacaataaaaaccttactcaatgtcctcttGTTAATAGAGTAGAAGCAAGACTCAGAACAgtaagaagagggcaagtgagtgtataaCCAAACCCTAGAAGATACCAACACTAATGAATGATTTTCTTACAATATAAACTTTCTTGGTAAGGAATAAAtgctatttactcctatttaaacaTCAAATGGGCGAGGGTAaagctggagagccgttgggcatttatgaatatAAGACAGGGGTCAAACTAGCCGTTCTGCGGCATTTAATGTTCGTTGCTGCctgacgttcgtcgacgaagtccgaccttcgtcgatgagctcttcagtcaattcgtcgacgaagccctgtgttcgtcgacgagttgctgttctgaattcaggtacctcttggtatattttcgtcgatgagaaccctgtgtttgttgacgagttCTTTATTATATTCGTCGACGatgccctgtgtttgtcgacgagttgtGGCTCTAAATTTAGatgcctctcggtatctcttcgtcgacgagaaccttgtgttcgtcgacgaagtttgtgttacacttgtcgacgaagccctgtgtttgtcgacgagttccTTCTTATGATTTGTTCTTTTAAGTacaaagaaggtccttgtccaTCTGGAGGTTTCTTTTCACacttttaaataactttacttgtattttgttgTGCGTGTGTGATACGCCCATTTCTTCctcttagttttgagttttactctatatacaagatatttacaagatggtctctctctcattctcacattcatttttcagatgactttgtCTATTGTGTATCGTTCATGAATGCGTTGAGAGGCTTGTGCTTTTGGTCATGGTATGAGTTGTTTTGACTGTTTATTGGTTCAAATGCCGTTCTGTATAACTgaaacatgacttagagagaaaCGTTAGTAACcttaagaactgctaatgggttgttgtcatcaaaatacggtaggaatgaaagacccttaacaaCTTGGTCTAACAATATGCTCtccaaaaatatctatatatctatccaaaaatcatATGACTtttactaattattatttttatacattttaagaaaaatttgaCATTTAAAGGTTTTCATTATTAATAATATCATATAGTATAAATATATAAGTAATAAGTAATTCTGACAAATTATTCtaacttttaaattttaaaatatcttataACTCCATATTTTGTTGTGTTGGAGTCAATAGACGCTAAGCTGGAGACACGCCTGAGGAGATAAATGACACGTTGCAAGCTGGAGCCATTTATccaccatttaatttaaatagatgaaacttctctttttgattaattgtatttaattgtaattgattccaaagccctataaatagagagctgtgGAGTTGTGAGATGTACACAAGAGAGGCACAGAGAgcaaagagaagaaagagaggaggaagagtgagagaaagagaggagagttGCATTTTTACGATGattttagtgaatttgtggtgtgctctgtggacgtaggttaATAttgatcgaaccacgtaaatttctagtGTTTATAATTTTCTAATTGTTCACaggatcctaacaagtggtatcagagtccgaTTGGAGCAGGAAAAGCCAGATTGGAGTTGTACACCGAAAACAGAGTTATGTCCAGTGGCTTAGAATTATTTTTTGAGGCCACAATCACCTTCACCTCGTCGAGAAGAAGCCAACAGTGCAAGCCGGAGCTCGAAAGGAGCTCAAACGAAGCTACGTGCGCCACTATGCGCCTCATCGGAGCAGGACGCCTCCCCACCCGCCAGGCATGCGCCGGTGACCTGCTGCTCACGTGCCACACGCTCGTCCACATGTCTTCCTCGCCTAAACTGCCTCAGCCCGACCCAGCAACCCGACTCCGATCCGTTGACCCGAGCCGAATACTCACTTAGACCGGACCAACCCGAGACCTAATCCGCACCTGACCCGAATCAGTATCTGACCCGGCCATGTCAGCGGCGCCCTATCAGCGCCACGTCAGTGATGAGTCAGCCGCTATGTCATCTGCCACTTTAGTTGGTGGACCCCACCGCCACGTCCGCAGTGGACCCCACAACCACGTCAGCAGGCGAaccccactgccacgtcagcacTCTGCCATGTCAGCGTTGACCAGAACTTTGACCGGGCTTTTCGAAGTCGTTTTAGGTCCATTTTTCGaacaacttgaaccatttctagttTTTGACCATTCCAGATCCAACCgtactatccatttgagctaattccatctatAGATCAgcaaatcgagatgtcgaacgaaaagagctcaaaaattgaaatgttcaatGACAACAATTTCAGTTTTTGGAAGATGcaaatagaagattatttgtttgggaaggagttgcacttatCATTGAAGGGCAAGCCAGCATTTATGAACGAGGACGAGTCGGAattgtttgattgaaaaactctcggagccatcagaatgacgttgtcaaagtttGTGGCATTTagtatcaagcatatatcatccaccaagtttATGATGGATGCGCTTTTTGTCACGCCCTAAACCCCGAAacgggacctaggggtgaaaatataatctaatctgtccctgtatccgataaaacatccaaagatacagtataatggatgagggtccgaccccgaggggttcccaggcaccctaaacatatccaaacacaatcatatacgcagcgaaaaaatgtcatctatatacacatatgtagtaccatactagagtctatacaagagcagaacatgattctataaaaacgtacaaactgggtgcccaacacatcctaaaatggcaacccaccaaagatacagtcctagcacttaccaaGCGTCAaacgtagtacaccggccactacgctccctacaccaagacgctagttccggttactcgaaggacctataaaaatgtacgtacagcaggggtgagacacctcttaataaggaagaacacaggttatatcggtgtgtagcatttaagtgttatcatgatgcaacatacatgcagttgaatgcaatccagtactattttatacagtgcatacacgcacacacagcacatgatcaacaatcccggtgtcgtcacacccttcgacccgaAGCCGATCTGCCACAATCcggcgttggcctgtagccaacccgcgaagcatggcgccatcggcacatggctagtccccaaatCCTATGGCATtataccggcgctaactggtggatccacacccttcggcctgatctaccggaataggctcacgccctcggatatagagccgaacactcttgcaggcgataaacacacgccctcagatatagagccggacatttttagtacttggaacaatttcggaaccacattcctactaacatttcaacatatcacacacacatgcatgctcatagaATCAA
The sequence above is a segment of the Malania oleifera isolate guangnan ecotype guangnan chromosome 8, ASM2987363v1, whole genome shotgun sequence genome. Coding sequences within it:
- the LOC131161452 gene encoding receptor protein kinase CLAVATA1, which codes for MIRVSLRNVLLPLLVHHIVSICILSSPSHAYTDLDALMKLKTAMVAPTASSGGLNDWNPSRSPAAHCSFSGVSCDGDFRVVSLNVSFVPLFGSIPPDIGLLTSLVNLTIVSDNITGELPAEMANLTSLRLLNISNNNFNGGFPRSIAAGMTELEILDVYNNNFSGPLPVEIRRLKKLKHLQLGGNYFSGEIPVAYSELQSLEYLGLNGNNLSGRIPASLSQLSNLRELYLGYFNAYEGGIPAELSSLNLLQKLDLAYCNLTGEIPASFGRLKNLDSLFLQINRLSGHLPPELSGLVSLKSLDLSINDFTGEIPESFSELKNITLINLFKNHLKGPLPSFFGDLPNLEVLQIWENNFTFELPANLGQNGKLQKLDVTTNHFTGTIPRDLCKGGKLDTLILMENYFFGPIPEELGECKSLTRVRLTKNFLNGTIPPGLLTLPSLTLLELGDNYISGELPAEISTAALGILTVSYNWIAGRIPPAVGNLLSLQSLSLEMNRFSGEIPEELFNLRNLTKVNISANNVTGEIPGSIGNCLSLTSIDFSGNSLSGAIPKAIDKLKILSTLNLSRNQLIGEIPSEIRTMASLTTLDLSVNNLAGRIPTGGQFLVFNDSSFAGNPNLCSPRRTSCPSAQGQVENLKRNHTASFNTSKLLAVVIIFTIVSVALPVAYIIRKKKLKKSKSWKLTVFHRLEFKAEDVLECLKEENVVGKGGSGIVYRGSMPDGVEVAIKVVRGAAGRGSGRSGRSGWSDGGFTAEIQTLGRIRHRNIVRLLGYVTNGETNLLLYEYMPNGSLGEILHGAKGAHLRWETRLRIAVEAAKGLCYLHHDCSPLIIHRDVKCNNILLDSDLQAHVADFGLAKFLQESGAAEIMSSVAGSYGYIAPEYAFTLRVDEKSDVYSFGVVLLELITGRKPVGGFGDGVDMVRWIRKLTSEEMSGPSDAAAVVEAIVDPRLSGYPVAAVVNVFKMAMRCVEEESSARPTMREVIRILTNPSSLVLT